The DNA segment GAAAATCACTGAATACAAGGCCTCCCGATATAATCAATTGTTTCAACGAGACAAAGGCAATTGGCTCGCATTCAATGCTCTTACGTGCGGCTTGGCGGAAATGAATTCAGATAACCATAGGCTATTTGCCATGTTTTTAGAAAAGACAGGATTAGGCGAATTTGATATTGAAAAGGACTTCATTCTTCAATTACAGGCCGGAGGATTTATCGTCCCCAGGGAAATGGACGAAATTGAAGCTATTAGAGCTGGTCATTATCAGGCAAGGTTTGGTAGAAAGGACTTTTGCCTTACAATCATTCCCACTTTGGCCTGTAATTTTTCTTGCGATTATTGCTATGAACCGCGGTCCGTTCCAGTTCGTGATGTGCAATCACCTTTTATTATGCCCGAAGAAGTGTGTAATAATATTGGGGCATTGTGCGAAAAGAGAATAGCAGAGAATACTCACTTTCATGTAACCTGGTATGGGGGAGAACCTCTTCTGGCAATGGACACCATTGAAAAATTAACTAATAAATTTAAATCCATGTGCAGTTCAAAAGGTTCAAGTTATTTTGCGTCAGTCATCACAAATGGATATTTACTCACTAAGGAATGCCTTAATATTCTTATATCTTCCGGGGTAGTATTTATACAGATAACAGTCGATGGACCTGAGCAAATTCACAATGAGCGAAGGCACTTAAAATCAGGAGCTCCCACATATCAGACAATTTTGCAGAACTTGGAAAACATAGAAGATGATTCTCCCTTGCTAGTTGCCGTCAGAATCAATATTGATAAGAGAAATTCCGAAGACATTTACTTATTATTGGAGGAGCTTAGGACGCGCGGACTCAATCATTGCAGAAATATAGTCATCTATTTGGGGCAAGTTATCCATAATTTGGAATCCTGTTCAAATGTCGCTTTTGAGTGTATGGCAGCCAATGAATTTGCGAGCTTTTCAGCGGAAATTTACAAAGAAATGATCAAATTGGGTTTTAAAATTCCCATTTATCCTCATGTAATGATGGGGTCATGCGCTGCGGTTGGGACAGGTGGAGCCGTAATAGAGCCGGACGGAACCATTCATAATTGTTGGAATGCGGTGGGAAATAAAAGCATGAGCGTCGGCCAACTTACAAGGAATGGAATAGAGTATAACCCTAATAGCGTCAAGTGGCTCGGCTGGAATGCATTTAGGGATGAGTGTCTAAATTGCAATATTCTGCCAATCTGTATGGGGGGATGTCCTTATAGGACGATCAAAAGGGATGCTATCAGCGATGCAATGAATAATACATGTTCGATTTGGAAATACAATATGAAATCGCTTTTGGAAATCGCCAGGATGGCGCGTGAGAAGGGACTATTGATTGTTCCTTGGGAGAAGATTAAGAAGCGGTAATTAGGGTTGCCTTCACAGGAATTTAAATGAAATATTTTAAGAGATTTTAAACCTTTCTTTTACGCCAAAATGCTCTAGAAAGGAGGTATAACTATGACTTGGATAGTTGAGCCAAATGCTATCGTCGCGGGATATCAGAGCGTATCGTGTTGGGTCCCATTTATATTGGTGTGCGATGGGACGCTAGCTTCATATGTTGGGCTTGCTGTAGCCGCAATAAAACACTGCGTTGATTCCGGCACACTTACTATTGACTTCGTTTTCCATATGGGCAAGGAGAGTTGAATTGTCGCTTATTTCAGGCATTCCAAATTGCCGGTTTTTAGGGTTGAATTTGCAGCGGCAATAAATATTTACTATCGCGCCCCCGTCATTTTGAACATGGATACATGTTTGAAGGGCAGGATTTTAGCCTGCCCTTCGTATTTTTTAATAAAGATCAACAGTTTCAAATTCTCCCTCAGATTTTGTTCCGGATTTGAAAATAATTGGCGTCTCCATAATTATATGAAATACAACTAATTATGGTATTTTTGAACTCTTATTGGTGGTCTATTGCTTTAAAAATATTTAGAGATTTAAAAAAATCCTGAAGTCAGACTGCCGCATTCTGTCAGGGGTGGATCTTATATTTTTTAAGGCATAAAGGGCCATTGGAGCCTTATTGCATATTTGCAAATAAGTGAGTTGATAAAAAAGGATTAATATGACCATTTCCCAAAAATGCCTATTTCCTATTTTCAGCCTGCTACTAACAATGATTATTTGGAATTGCGGCCGAGTTCCCAAGGAAGTGGTTGAATTATCTTATGCCTCTGGGCAAGACTTGGCAGCAATAAATTCCTCTTATGTTAATGCAATTCATACTTTATATGACCAATTGCGTCAACAGCGTCTTGATTACTTGGATAATCAATGGACGCCTGCCTTCGTGGCCTTATGGGTCAGGAAAGGCAAATTAATTGAAATTGCCAAAGGAGAGTTAATCTGGCTGGAAGATGAAGCCGAATTTGCCGCACCGCAGCCTGATCACGGTAGTAAGGAGCTTTTGGAAAGCGTCCAGAAATGGGGTGAAGAAGCAATTTACGAGATTGAGGCGAAGAGAGACTCTCTTTTAAACCCTTTGGATCAGGAAGAAAAGCAGCTCCTTAGTGAAATTAATCAGGCTTTTGAACAACTTATTCGCGCCAATGCCACAATCACTGCCCATTTGAATAGCCTCAGAAAAGTCCAGGAGGTTCAGGATAGTGCTCTAGCAGCCCTGAATATTAGTGACTTAAGGGACAAAATAAATCTTGCTTTGGAATCAGCCTCATCACGAGCATCAGAAGCACTTGTAAAGATCAGAGAAGCTGATGAAAAAGCCATAAACATTAAGGGGAAATTGAAATCGGTTATTAAATAAAGGATCGGTATGGTTAGGAAGAAGCGCAGTAGCATGGGGAAATTGGCAGACGAGACTGCCAGACAGGTTGATCAAATGCTGTCCGATGATGAATTGGAATTAATCAAGAATACGTCAATTAATTGGGAGTCACTTAAACCGAAAATCACTAATTCCGAGACTTATACCAGTTTGATAAATGCTGTTCAGCAGTCCACTAAGAAGAATGAAGATCTAGCACAATTGAGGGCGCGAATTGAGAATTTAGGGAAAGATGCTCTAAAGGCTGCAAGAACACTAATAACTAATATAAAGCCGTAGTTATTGGAAATCGAAATTTGGGTATTAAATTTATTCTCTAGGGGGAAATATGACCCATTGCTCCTTTCTTTCAATGCCTATTTTAGCGTCGCCGGTAGCTCCAACAAATCTCCCACCTGGTGTAGATATTGCAAAGGTATTGGAATAATTAAAAGCAGTAAGTCTTCCAAGTACAGCTATTGGCATTTTCATGAACATTTTGTCAATTACTTTTATTCTCTGCGCTGTTATTCTCATCCATCGAACTGCTGATGCAACCCTTTATTCTAGATTCCTAAAACATATAGAATATGCATTTGCGACGACAATTTTGTTTAGAGTCGGCAATATTGCCGCTGCTGCAGTAAAATCAGTATTGGCCTATCAATATTTGGGGTGGGATCTAGCAAACACTACTATTATCTATTCCAGCGCCGTTACAGCATATAATACTCTGCAATCAATTAATAATACTTGGCACGCGACTTCTGTGATGATCTCATATCTTTCAACATTTTGGCTATTGTTGGCCTGGTGGCTTTTGAAAAAATATCCAGAAGAAGGTATTCCCCGAGGTTTTTATTCCTGGTCAATAGGAATCCTGGGAGGTCTTATTACAATTGCCGCAGGCGTAGTTACTGTAATTGGCGCTAGTGCCATATTCATAATTGATTTTCTCGATATTGGCACCAGCGCTGTAGCCATATTTTTGGTTGGCTGGCAATTGCGGAAGATTGAAGCAAGAAAAGTCAATCAGGCTCTACGCGGTGTTGTTTTTCTCTTTTATGCCTGTTGGGCTCTAATGCAAGTCGGAGTTCCTATTTTTCGCGATAGGCCAGAACACCCCTTCTTTATGGTATTAATGTTTGTTGGGTTTGCCGCAATGCTCTCGACAGCTTTATTGACTTCATATATTTTGCAGGATAAACCCGAATATCAGGCTTGATCTATTCATGAAGGCATTTTCAACCTGAAATTAAGTTGACTTGCCTGAATATTATCCTTGCCTGGAAAGCGGTGGCGATAATTGGACTCGTAGATTCGAGTAAGATTATTGAATATTCGTTCCTAATAAACGTAATTTATATGGATTGCTATTATAAATCATTTCGGTACAATATTAATATTAATGTTAGTTTATGGATGATGCTTTGGCAGGTCTTTATAAATTTCCAAAATGCCTGAAAATTTAAAGATTATATATAGATTCTCATGAAATACATATAGGGTGGGGAAAAATATTATGTAAGAAATGGCCCCTAATTCAAATATACTAAACGAAGTTTAGTTGCATTTTTCGCAATTGGGCTGAAGAGCAAATCCTAAGTTACAGTTATTCAATAGATTATTTACAAAATTAAACAAAGTGTCAGAAACCCTTTACCAGTTTTCAAGGAGGAAAACATGCTCAAAGCAATTTCAATGACACTCTTACTGGTTTTGTGCGCGGCATTGAGTTGGGGGCAATGCCCCACGTGTCCTCAAGCGGCGATTCTCGATCAATCAACTGCCAGTTTTGGAAGTGCTACCGCAGTAATCGGAGACTATAATAATGATGGCACTAATGATGTTCTAGTAGGCGCATATAATCAGTTTGCAACAGGTCATGCCTATATTCTCTCAGGCGCAACCGGTGCAGTATTAAGAACCTATGATGGTGTTCAAAACGATGATTGGTTTGGCTATGCTGTGGCCAATATCGGGGATATTGACAATTGCGGCAAGCCGGATTTCGCAATAGGTGCTCCTGCATATGGAACCGGGGGTTATTCAATCGGCATTGTCTATGTCTATTCTGGCAGTTCTGGAAATCAGATCGGCAGCCCTATTTATATTGATGACCTATTAACCGATGGTCAATATCAGCTGGGAAGAAGTATTGCTGCTGCTGGGGACTGGAACAATGATGGAAACAAAGATATTATTATTGGCGCCCCTGGCTACCAGTATTATTTAATGGGCACAGGCTGGCAATATATGCCCGGGCATGCATTTATTTATTCCTATTACAGTGGAAGCTGGCATAGGTTGGGTGTAATTACCGGGGAATATAACCAGGATTATTTTGGTTTTACAGTGGCCAAGGCAGGCAATGTTAATGGTGATCAGTATGATGATATAATAGTTGGAACTCCCTATAATCATAACTCAGCTGCAGAAGGCGGGAAGATATATGTTTATGCCGGCAATAGCACAACAACTATAATAGGCACTTTAACGGGAGCTCAATCAGCCGGACATCTAGGACAGGCCATTGCCGGTGCAGGCGATTTAAATGGAGACGGTAGAGATGATATCTTGATTGGCGAGCCTGGGGCGGCAAAGATTTGGGCTGTTTCGATGGCAAGTGGCACTGTAACTCTATTTACCAAAACAGGAGTGAGTCTTTCTGAATTCGGATATAGTATCTCAGGGACCCAGGACTTAAATGGCGACGATATTCCTGATTTTATAGTTGGTGCTCCGGGCACATCATCGCCAACAGTCTATGTTTATTCTGGTGACGCCATTGCTGCTGGGGCTCCTGTGGAAATCGCCAAGATGTATGGGACTTCAGGTTCTAGGTTTGGACAGAGTGTTTCAGGCAGTTTGACTTCCAGCAATCCCTCTGGGCTTGAATTGGTTGGCGCCCCACAGGAAACAAATGCTTATCTTTTCAAGTGCATCTATAATCGCTCGTACTATGTTTCCAATAGCGGAGACGATGCCAACGGAAATGGCTGCCAGGCAAATCCTTATAAGACTATTCAAAAAGGTCTTGATGTTGCCACATCCGGAGATACTGTTATAGTAGTCGCCGGAACCTATACCGGCACGGGAAATCGAAATTTGAACTATCATGGCAAAGCAGTTGTCCTTCGATCGGCTTCAGGAGCTGATCAAACCATAATTGATTGTCAGTCTGCTACCAGGGGATTTATTTTTGACAATGGCGAAGGCAGCAGCTCCAAGGTGATTGGATTTAGTATCCAGAATGGCTATGGCCTGGGTCAATCATCTGGGGGTGGCTGGGTCGGTGGAGGCGGAGGAATTTATATTGAAGAAGCCAGTCCCACTATTGATAGCTGCAAATTTATTTCCTGTAAAGATGACATGAATGCAGGTGGGGCAATTATAATTTCCTCTGGCTATAATAATGCAGCACCCTTAATAACGAGATCAGTGTTTGATGGCAACCTGGCTGATGTCTATAATGACACTTGGTTTGGGTTGGGCGGAGCCATTGCAGTTTATAATTACAATTCGGCTCCTTCCATAGATTCCTGCATATTTATGAATAATGTCGCAAAGATTTCTGGGGGCGCGATATACCTTGCTCAAGCCCCTAAT comes from the Candidatus Zixiibacteriota bacterium genome and includes:
- a CDS encoding putative Radical SAM domain protein (Evidence 3 : Putative function from multiple computational evidences), translating into MSAPTEDNSDLKITEYKASRYNQLFQRDKGNWLAFNALTCGLAEMNSDNHRLFAMFLEKTGLGEFDIEKDFILQLQAGGFIVPREMDEIEAIRAGHYQARFGRKDFCLTIIPTLACNFSCDYCYEPRSVPVRDVQSPFIMPEEVCNNIGALCEKRIAENTHFHVTWYGGEPLLAMDTIEKLTNKFKSMCSSKGSSYFASVITNGYLLTKECLNILISSGVVFIQITVDGPEQIHNERRHLKSGAPTYQTILQNLENIEDDSPLLVAVRINIDKRNSEDIYLLLEELRTRGLNHCRNIVIYLGQVIHNLESCSNVAFECMAANEFASFSAEIYKEMIKLGFKIPIYPHVMMGSCAAVGTGGAVIEPDGTIHNCWNAVGNKSMSVGQLTRNGIEYNPNSVKWLGWNAFRDECLNCNILPICMGGCPYRTIKRDAISDAMNNTCSIWKYNMKSLLEIARMAREKGLLIVPWEKIKKR
- a CDS encoding conserved hypothetical protein (Evidence 4 : Unknown function but conserved in other organisms) — encoded protein: MTISQKCLFPIFSLLLTMIIWNCGRVPKEVVELSYASGQDLAAINSSYVNAIHTLYDQLRQQRLDYLDNQWTPAFVALWVRKGKLIEIAKGELIWLEDEAEFAAPQPDHGSKELLESVQKWGEEAIYEIEAKRDSLLNPLDQEEKQLLSEINQAFEQLIRANATITAHLNSLRKVQEVQDSALAALNISDLRDKINLALESASSRASEALVKIREADEKAINIKGKLKSVIK
- a CDS encoding hypothetical protein (Evidence 5 : Unknown function) yields the protein MVRKKRSSMGKLADETARQVDQMLSDDELELIKNTSINWESLKPKITNSETYTSLINAVQQSTKKNEDLAQLRARIENLGKDALKAARTLITNIKP
- a CDS encoding membrane hypothetical protein (Evidence 5 : Unknown function), with protein sequence MNILSITFILCAVILIHRTADATLYSRFLKHIEYAFATTILFRVGNIAAAAVKSVLAYQYLGWDLANTTIIYSSAVTAYNTLQSINNTWHATSVMISYLSTFWLLLAWWLLKKYPEEGIPRGFYSWSIGILGGLITIAAGVVTVIGASAIFIIDFLDIGTSAVAIFLVGWQLRKIEARKVNQALRGVVFLFYACWALMQVGVPIFRDRPEHPFFMVLMFVGFAAMLSTALLTSYILQDKPEYQA
- a CDS encoding hypothetical protein (Evidence 5 : Unknown function); translation: MTCLNIILAWKAVAIIGLVDSSKIIEYSFLINVIYMDCYYKSFRYNININVSLWMMLWQVFINFQNA